From Argopecten irradians isolate NY chromosome 2, Ai_NY, whole genome shotgun sequence, the proteins below share one genomic window:
- the LOC138315315 gene encoding TNF receptor-associated factor 3-like has product MSIQEMKKVLASNGERVIQTGRKLEDKASVETVTKLQHEVAVIKGVVQETNKRMSNIERSGMTVGYGAGGNTSVIQQAERQVGLLDIRMSELDLRLQLQETVNHDGVLMWKLKDYGRRKRDAINGKTLSLYSQPFYTSKYGYKLCGRVYLNGDGTGKGTHLSFFMVVMRGDFDALLPWPFQLPVTMKLLDQNGTRQHIAEHFMPSGTSNSFKRPTTEMNVACGVPCFVLHSKLETETYLKDDTLFPRIEVDCSNAQAFY; this is encoded by the exons ATGTCCATTCAGGAAATGAAG AAAGTCCTTGCAAGTAATGGCGAGAGGGTGATACAGACCGGACGGAAGCTGGAGGATAAAGCGTCAGTGGAGACCGTCACCAAACTCCAACATGAAGTGGCGGTGATAAAGGGTGTAGTTCAGGAGACCAATAAGAGGATGTCGAATATAGAACGGTCTGGAATGACAGTGGGTTACGGCGCGG GTGGGAATACTAGCGTTATACAACAGGCGGAGAGACAGGTTGGTTTACTGGACATCAGGATGAGTGAGTTAGACCTGAGACTTCAACTACAGGAGACTGTCAACCACGACGGGGTCCTGATGTGGAAACTCAAAGATTACGGCAGACGAAAACGTGACGCTATTAACGGAAAAACTCTGTCCTTGTACAGTCAACCGTTCTACACGAGTAAATACGGATACAAACTTTGTGGAAGAGTTTATCTGAATGGCGATGGAACCGGCAAAGGTACACACCTCTCGTTCTTCATGGTGGTGATGCGTGGCGACTTTGATGCTCTCCTTCCTTGGCCTTTCCAACTCCCGGTTACCATGAAACTATTAGACCAAAACGGAACCAGACAACACATCGCCGAACATTTTATGCCAAGCGGAACTAGTAACAGCTTCAAAAGACCGACAACGGAAATGAACGTTGCGTGCGGAGTTCCTTGTTTTGTTCTTCATTCTAAATTAGAAACGGAGACGTACCTCAAAGACGACACTTTATTTCCTAGGATAGAAGTAGATTGTTCGAATGCTCAGGCCTTTTATTAA